The Trichocoleus sp. FACHB-46 nucleotide sequence ACGCCGCAACCATCTCATCAGCATTGCGTTCTGGGTCGGGTAGCGAGGTGTAAAGCACTGGCACTCTAATTTGCTTGCCATCAGCAGTTGGAGCAAAGCAGGGAAGAGCAAGTTTCAGGGCAATGTCTACTTTGTCGCTGATAGCTGCTTGTTTGTAATTCGCCATATTTCGAGCGCTACTACCTACTAACCAGCGTTTACCTACAAACGCAGAGTTGACCTGGTTATTTGACTCCAGATACTCAATGAGTGCTGAATTTCGGTTGGGGGTTGGGGCTGTACTGCCTACGATGTCGGCAATAAGAGAGTCCAGAATCAGGGGATTACCAGTGTGATCACAGGCTTTTACGTGGCGGTATCCAATGTCGATCGCTTTTGTCATTTTTCATCCATCCTTACGGTGAGTAGTGGTTATGAGCGGCTCACTGCTAATGAAGTGACACGACGTAGAAACTGCCTGTCCATCCCATGCAGCAAAGGCTCAAGGCTGATTTTTCAAAAACTTGGCTAAGTGACGTGCTTGTCCGTCGAAACGGTGCTTAATGGTCTGTCATAATACCCATGCTAGCATGACAGAAGCTATTAGAAGCATGCAGATTCTAATAGATGCTTTTAATCATTTTGAAGGGCAGAGGGAATAGGATATGAGTGAAATTTTCACTATTGATTCTGCTGTGGCACAAAAAGACCGCATCTCGATCGACGTTAGCGATCTGCGAGAAGACATTGAAAATTGCAGAGTGGATGCCGCCTGGACCGAGCTCCCCTTGTCAGCAAAAATTAGAGTCTTAATTAAGGAGCGATTAGAACAATTGAAAAGTAAGGAGGAGGGGTAGCAACTAATTACCAAGCAGTAAGTCGTTTACAAAATTCCACTTACTGGCTCCAAGCTTCCCACTGAACTACTTCCCGTTTCCCAGTGAACTAACTTACTATTTTGGTTGTTTTTTCAAATTACTCATTTTTGTGAGAGAGGATGAAATTTAGTAGCGCAAAAGGAGCGCAGGATGACAACAGATCAACGACTTGATGATATTGACCGTCGATTAGAACGGCTAACGACTATTTCCGAACAGGTTGTAAGTCGTTTTCAGGGTATTGATGCCAGAACTGAAGCTATTTTCCTGGCCCTTGATCAACTGAGACAACGCCAAGAAGCTAGTCAAAACCAGATAGAGAGACTGGGCGAAGAGCAGCACAACCTGACGGGGCTAGTAGGTGAATTGATTCAGAGCATCGACAGAACTGCTTCGGAAGCCGCCGCCGATCGCGCCATGATGCAGCAGATGCAGTCAGAAGTCCGAGGTCTGCAAACCGAGAATCACCGCATCCTTGAATACCTACAAGACCAACGACGTGGCGATGCTGGTACCGAAAACTAACGAGTTATGTGAGGCGATCACAATGGCTAAAGCTCCAGTACTCCAGATGATTTACGAGAAAGCACTACAGTTTCGGCAGGCTAAACCGGAACAGAAACAACGCCAAGCTCCGCAGAATAATACTTCCAGCGATAAGAAATCAACCGATAAGCAATGCGATCGCCCCTAACCATGCGGCAATGCCTAGGCTAAATCTAGCCCCCAACACTTGCAGCAAACGACAATAGGGCTCAGTTGAATAGCTGCAATTCAGTTGACAAGTAGGTGCACTGGTAAGCAAGTAGAGAGGTTGTGTCAGGACATGAGAAAAACAAAGGCCGTGGGATTTCGATTCAGAGTATCCGATTTGCAAAAACTAAAGGAGCAAGCTGAACAACAAAAAATTAGTCGCAACGCCCTCGTACAGCAACTTGTCCAAGAGCACCTTCGCAATTCAGAATCATCTGCAATTGCATAAAAAAAGGCTGGCTCTCCGCATTTTCGTTTGCTGAGTCGGGTGGAACCGACTCTCGAAAACTGGGACAACCAACCAGTAGTCTTATTTCTTAATCTCAACGTTAACACTCAACCCGTTCTAAAGGGTATGAGTCAAAGCAAACGAAAAAGCAGAGGGCCGCCGTTACCCACTACGTAACGACGACCCACTATGAAAAATTATTTTCCTGAGCCCATTGTGGCACAGGGTTCCGGCTTATTGCAACACATTGAGTCTCGAAAGTCTCAAGACTGGACTCAATCTCAAGCTAAACTCATCAAATCTTTTAACCGCCTGAGATCGCTCCCCTTCGGCACTGATTTCGTGCAGATATGCAAGGAAGCTCGCCGAACTGGTCTTACCCCGTCAGCATACAAACAGCAATTCAAGGATTGGGAGCGAGGAAACTCACCCGTTCAGTTAGCCCTACTGCCTTCAGAAGCGATCGCACCAGAAGCAGAACTTCCAGTGCTAGGCATCAAACCAGTTCCACCAGAATTGGCGATTGCCCCCAGCCGCTTCTACATCACAGTCAGTCAAGGCAGCCAGAGCTGGCACTACCCCATCCAACTCGAGCAACGGAAAATCCAGCGAATTCTTCCGAGGGTCCAACGGCTGAATTGGGCGCTGGGCTTAGACGGAGCACCCGTTGATGTCGAAGCAATTCACGGGACGCTAAAGCAGGCGATCGATGGAGGGCTAGTTTGATGAGCCTTTCAACCGCGATCGCTTCACAGCACACTCAGAACAAGCAGGATTTCTACAAAACAATTAGACAAGAGTTCATCAATGGCTCAGCGATTGATTCCAGTCTCTTTAATTGCTGCATTGAGATAGTCGATGATACCGAGGTTGAGCCAGGGGGTGATGTCTATTACCCCATCCACGAAGCGCTGAACTGGCGTGTAACTCGCTTCGGCTACCAAGCTAGAGAAACTTTATTTGCCGCAATCCTTCAGAACGAGGATGGAACACCGTGGCAACTGAAGCTAAGCAAACCTCGCTTTAACAAAGAAAAGTGTGGGTTCCAAAAATACGAGACACCTAAGGGTAATGGCTCTAGAGCTTATCTGCCATCTGTTCCGCTAAGCCTCCGGCGAAAGATAGCTGAGCGCTACGATGTTGAAGTTCCTTTAGGCGACAGCTTTTGGGGTTGGTTAGAACATCACCCAGAAATTCCCATTGACATTGACGAGGGAGGGAAGAAGGGATTAGCTGAGCTTTCATTAGGTCGGGTGGCGATCGCTCTCTATGGGGTGAATGGTGGCTATCGGACGAAGGATGCTTTAGGCAACCCCATCCCCCCTCACCTAATTCCCGACATCAAGCGGTTTGCCGTTCCAGGCCGAGAAATCACGCTCAACTTCGACCAAGATGCTAAGCCAGAAACTCGTCAGCGGGTGAATCGTGCCATCGCTCGATTTGGGGGGCTGCTAGAGCGGGAAGGATGCATCGTAAAAGTCTCGTCCTGGGATGGCTCGAAAGGTAAGGGCGTAGATGATCTAATTGTTAATTGTGGCGCTCAAGCTTTCGAGGACGCCTGCTCTCAAGCATTACCACTAGTGGAGTGGAGAACGTGGCAGCGCCTCAAAGGACGCTTGACTTATAAAGCATCAGTTCGACTAACGACAAAGGATTTATCAACCCTTCAAATTGAGGAATTGCCTCAAGAAGGAATTGTAGCGATCGCATCTGCCAAGGCTACAGGCAAAACCAATTTCATTGGCAACCTCATCCAAGGCATTGAATCAGTAGGGCTGCTAGGGCATCGCATCTGCCTAATTCGCAACCTCTGCCAGCGCCTAGGCATCGACTATCGTGGCGATCTTGATAAAGTCCACGGCCAATACATTACGGGCAGTAGCTACACCCTGAGGATTGGCTCTTGCGTTGATTCCTTGCTTGCGCTTGATCCTCAAAAATTTGCTGGCTGTGATTTAGTTTTGGATGAAGTCTGTCAAGTACTTCGCCATTTGCTCACTAGCTCCACTTGCCGGAAGGAAGGTAAGCTGCCTGCACTACTGGCAAGATTTCGTGAGTTAGTCCAGGTAGCCAAGCGAGTCATTCTTGCAGATGCCGACCTAGATAATGCCGCACTAGATTACATTCGAGAGCTACGGGGTGACGATAGCTCTGTATTCCTGGTTCGCAACGATTACCAATCAGAAGGATATCCTGTTCGCTATATTGAGGCACCAGACGCTAGCGTAGTTACTGCTCTGCTATTGAAGGCGATCGCGTCTCGGAAACCGAGTGAAGTCATTTTTGTCGCCACTGACAGCAAAGCAGGCTCGAAAGCTCTTGCCAAACTAGCTCAGCAGTGTGAGGGATTAGGAGCCAAGGTACTGCTGCTTAACTCCGAAACCAGCGGTGGAGAAGCTGAAAGAGCCTTCATTTCCAATCCAGATTCAGTGCTTGCTAGGGGTGAGTATGACGTGATCATTGCCTCACCCTCACTGGCGACGGGGGTTAGCATCGAACGCCAAGGCATCATTACTCACGTGTTTGGCGTATTTTATGGCGCTTCTAGCACTGATGCAGATATTGCTCAATCGCTGATTCGGGTACGTGAGAATGTACCCCGTACAGTTTGGTGTGCGGAGCGTGGACGCAACTTTTGCAAGGTCAGTCAAGCCACGAATCCGATTCAAATTAAAGGTGATTTGAAGTTCCGCACGGATGCCACAGTCCGGTTACTTCGCTCCCAACTTCGTGAGGATGTGACTGGGGAACTCACTAGCTACGACTGGGAAAGCGATCCTCATATTAATCTGTATGCTCGTATTTCAGCCGAGCAAAACTTTTCGATGCACAACCTACGAGTCGCTCTATTGGCTCGCTTGAGGTTTGAAGGGCATCAGGTCACGGTAATCAATGCCGAAAGCAACGAAGAGACAAAGCTCTTACTGAGACAGGCTAAGGCAGAGATTAGGCAAATGGAGGCAGCGGCGATCGCTAGAGCTCGCCCTCTAACCTCAATGGAGGTGTCAGAGCTTGAGAGTCGAGAGGCAATCAGCCCAGAAGATCGACTAGCCTTAACTCGCCACTATCTGAGCGATTTCTACGCTACCGACAACATCACTGCCGAATTAATTGAGTGGGATGCTTCAGGTAGACGGCGATCGCAAATCCTCGCACTGGAACAGCAACTGCACGCAGGCTTAGCCTCAGAGCGAGACATTCACTCTATCGAGAAACAAGCGGCATGGGATAAAGGTGTGGTGGCTTGGGATATTGGCATTGCTGAATTAAAGCGCCAAGCCCGTGAGCGCTTAGGACTAGAGGAGTTCATTAATCCAGACCGTGAGTGGACAGCCGCAGACCTGGAACCCGTTGCAGCAAAAGCTCGCGAGCAATCCCTTTGCATTAAAAAGGTTTTGAATTTTGGGGCGCACGATGGCGTTAGTGATACCCAAATTGTTCACCAGTTACTAGAGCAGATGGGCCTCAAAGTCACCTTTAGGTGGCAACGGATCGAGGGCAAAAAGAAGCGGGTTTATCGGCTGGATACCGAGCACTGGCAGAAATTAAAGGCCATCCTAGCGCAGCGAGCTTGTAAACGCGATCGCCTAAAGCAAAGTGAATCTGAGCACGGATCACCCCCTTCTGTATATGACTACTCAATAGGGGGTGATCCGTACAACGGAACTCCTCAAACTCAGATAGAGCAAGAGAGAACAAGCCCCAAGCCCAAACTAATACAGGTTGTGGGGGCGGTGGTGACTCGCGCTGGCTCGCTGGGTCGATGGGTGGTTGAGGCGATCGCAGGCCAAACTGCCAAAGTGAAGCAGTTGAATGGTTGGGGTTTTGGAGAGTTTCCACTCGATGAACTCACTTTTGTACAGGAGGCGATCGTGTGAGTAGCGAAGTGCTTGGTATAGACACCCCATGAGAAAAAATGTAGTGCCCCAAAGTGACGAAGGGTGTCAGTCGCTTTTCCTAGTGAAGGCGAGCACTCCTAAAAACTGGGATAATTGTTAATGGAAATAGTTCTTGCAACAGACATCAGCAGAATCTTGAAAAACTTCTACTTCTGTATACTATTTCTGAAGCTATGTCCCCACGGGGATGCAGCTATAGAAATTAGAAATAACGAAGCTTATGTTTAATTTTGAGTCTTTAGACGCTAGCAAGTTTTCCCAATAAGGTTTTAAAGTTTTATTTTCTAAAACCTTATTGGGAATGTGAAAGTGAAAATTCTATTCTCGACTCTTCTTAAAAACTCAGTCTATTTTTAGGTTAACAGCGCGATCGCTCGCTGGCTGGGGTGACTTCTCTTCTATGAAATGCTTGCCTTACAGGTGGTAGCTATGGTTTCTAGCCCAGAAATTTCACGTTTGAACGGCAGCAAGTCTCGTGGTCCTACTACCGAGCGAGGTAAAACGATTTCAAGCCGTAATGCCACTAAACACGGGCTGCTAGTCCAGAAGCCACCTCTACTGGTAACGGAGGATTTAGAGACGTTTGAGGGGCTTGTGCAGGGTTTGATTGATCAATACCAGCCAGAGAGCCCAGTTGAGCATTTCTTGGTACAACAAGTGGCAATGGGGGTGCTGAAGCAGTATCGGCTTTGGTCGGTCGAAGCGGCGATCGCCAACGTTGAGATTTTGAAGGCACAGCGTTTGGCTCGTTTTCCTGATGTCGTTACTCCTGCGGAAGTGGAGCTAGACTCATTCGACAAATACCGGGAGAAGCGCACCCCCTGTAAGCAGGTTCTAGAGCAGAAGAAGCGTGCTCTAGAGGCACTAATTCATGACCTGACTTTTGACCTGGCACACCAAGAAGAGCGAGGTGAGGCAAAAACGCTGGAAGCTTTTAGAGACTCGCTCAGTGAAAACTACTCGCCTGAAAGTAAAGTAGCGGAGGTCGAGCGGTATCGGGATGAGTTTGATGAATGGCTGTGTGCGAGTTGGAATGGACGAAAGCGGAAATACACAGCTAACTTGGCTGAGGCGATCGTCCGTGTTGAGAGGTTGATTGAGCTAGCTGGGCAGCAAGTAGCTGAGATTGATCAAGCTCTAGCTGAGATGGCAGCAGTGGAGGAAGCGATCGCGCAAGCGAACACAACTACCATGGAAGTACCAAACCCGGAACGATTCATGCGGTATCAGCGAGAGATTAACCGAGATCTCTATGAAGCCTTGGATCGACTGGAGGCCATCCAGCAACAACCGAATCATTAGGGTTCTATGGGTTCGTTTCGCCAGGCTACGTTCTACCTTTCTCAGAGCTTGGTTGTATTGGCAAGATACAAAACCTTAAGCTAGCCGGAAACTGCTTTTACTGGGTTGAAGAAGCTGTCAACTCAAAGAGTTCAATAGTAGAAAAATTAAAATGACTCAAAAGATTGCGGTGGCGGTGATTCATGGCATCGGTGAGGCAAATCCTAGCTTCGATGATAAAACTAGCCCTAACTTTACTAGTGGAATTGCCAAAAAACTAAGATCCCAGTTTGCAAAACTACTAGGAGAAACGGAAGAAGAGACCGAGTCAAAGCTAGCAATCGAAGCAGTTTATTGGGCTCCAGTCTTACAAGACCTTGAAGATGAGTTAGATGCAAGACTAGAAGTAAAAGAAAAGCTTAGTAGCTTCTTTGGCTTACGCCAATTCATTTTCCATTCTTTGGCAGATAGCGTCGGATATCAGATTACATCTGCAACGCCCCCCGAAGACCGGGAGATCTATGATGAAGTGCACAAGCGGTTTTCTAAAGCACTGGCTAGGCTAGCTCGTAATGATAACGCTGGGCCAGCAGCTCCATTGTGCATCATCGCTCATAGCCTAGGGGCAGTAGTCGCCAGTAACTATATTTGGGATCTTCAACATCAGTCAAATCGAATCCCCATTGGTAACACTCCTTTGGAAAAGGGAGAAACATTTACGCTTTTCTATACTCTTGGTAGTCAAATCCCTTTTTGGTCCTTGAGACATAAAGGTTTTGGTACGCCAGTTTCAGTTCCTTCCCCTGCCCTTACGCAGCATTATCAGGCGCTGAAAGGTGAATGGATTAACTTCTACGACCGAGATGATCTTTTAGGGTATCCAATCCAGAAAATTAATGAGAAGTATGCAGCACTGGTTATTGACAAAGAGGTCAATGCTGGGAATATTGCAACGTCTTGGAACCCGTTCTCTCATAACCAATATTGGACTGATAGTGAAGTAGTTGAGCCACTGGCCAGGTCCCTTGTCAATACTTGGAAGAGTATTAATACTTAGTTTTTGTAAAGCGCTACGGGTTATAGCTTCGGTAATATG carries:
- a CDS encoding plasmid replication protein, CyRepA1 family yields the protein MSLSTAIASQHTQNKQDFYKTIRQEFINGSAIDSSLFNCCIEIVDDTEVEPGGDVYYPIHEALNWRVTRFGYQARETLFAAILQNEDGTPWQLKLSKPRFNKEKCGFQKYETPKGNGSRAYLPSVPLSLRRKIAERYDVEVPLGDSFWGWLEHHPEIPIDIDEGGKKGLAELSLGRVAIALYGVNGGYRTKDALGNPIPPHLIPDIKRFAVPGREITLNFDQDAKPETRQRVNRAIARFGGLLEREGCIVKVSSWDGSKGKGVDDLIVNCGAQAFEDACSQALPLVEWRTWQRLKGRLTYKASVRLTTKDLSTLQIEELPQEGIVAIASAKATGKTNFIGNLIQGIESVGLLGHRICLIRNLCQRLGIDYRGDLDKVHGQYITGSSYTLRIGSCVDSLLALDPQKFAGCDLVLDEVCQVLRHLLTSSTCRKEGKLPALLARFRELVQVAKRVILADADLDNAALDYIRELRGDDSSVFLVRNDYQSEGYPVRYIEAPDASVVTALLLKAIASRKPSEVIFVATDSKAGSKALAKLAQQCEGLGAKVLLLNSETSGGEAERAFISNPDSVLARGEYDVIIASPSLATGVSIERQGIITHVFGVFYGASSTDADIAQSLIRVRENVPRTVWCAERGRNFCKVSQATNPIQIKGDLKFRTDATVRLLRSQLREDVTGELTSYDWESDPHINLYARISAEQNFSMHNLRVALLARLRFEGHQVTVINAESNEETKLLLRQAKAEIRQMEAAAIARARPLTSMEVSELESREAISPEDRLALTRHYLSDFYATDNITAELIEWDASGRRRSQILALEQQLHAGLASERDIHSIEKQAAWDKGVVAWDIGIAELKRQARERLGLEEFINPDREWTAADLEPVAAKAREQSLCIKKVLNFGAHDGVSDTQIVHQLLEQMGLKVTFRWQRIEGKKKRVYRLDTEHWQKLKAILAQRACKRDRLKQSESEHGSPPSVYDYSIGGDPYNGTPQTQIEQERTSPKPKLIQVVGAVVTRAGSLGRWVVEAIAGQTAKVKQLNGWGFGEFPLDELTFVQEAIV